A section of the Quercus lobata isolate SW786 unplaced genomic scaffold, ValleyOak3.0 Primary Assembly Scq3eQI_100, whole genome shotgun sequence genome encodes:
- the LOC115972943 gene encoding uncharacterized protein LOC115972943, producing the protein MGRSFFRKLLDDDSDEDEIIIKLLTGSTPQRKHRRYIERNHLAGHRRLYDDYFAEEPVYPPNLFRRRFRMRRSLFLRILSRVEAHEPYFTQKRNAAKKLGLSPLQKMTAALRMLAYGVAANFMDEYVRIAETTTITSLKKFVAAVVAIFSEEFLRSPNNEDIARLLAHGEKRGFPGMLGSIDCMHWKWKNCPTAWKGMYCGHIREPSIILEAVASYDLWIWHSFFGLPGSNNDINVLERSHVFSELAQGRAPAVNYSINGDDYTMGYYLADGIYPQWSTFVKTIPRPLLAKRKLFAKAQEAYRKDVERAFRVLQARFAIVRGPARFFYHETLHDIMKACIILHNMIIEDERDEAEAVDLDYEQIDEISCTPMSLEPTNEFTEFIQVHQCIRDREAHSQLQMNLVEHLWQLQGES; encoded by the coding sequence ATGGGTCGTTCTTTTTTTCGTAAATTGCTTGATGATGACTCAGATGAAGATGAgataattataaaacttctcACGGGTTCGACACCACAACGTAAGCATCGTCGGTATATCGAACGTAATCATTTGGCAGGCCATAGAAGGCTTTATGATGACTACTTTGCCGAAGAACCTGTATATCCTCCCAACTTATTTCGAAGGAGATTTCGAATGAGACGTTCTCTTTTTCTCCGAATCTTATCTAGGGTAGAAGCTCATGAACCTtactttacccaaaaaagaaatgctGCCAAAAAGCTTGGTCTATCTCCCCTTCAAAAGATGACCGCTGCACTTAGGATGCTTGCTTATGGAGTAGCGGCTAATTTTATGGATGAATATGTGAGAATAGCAGAAACCACTACAATAActagtttgaaaaaatttgttgcaGCAGTGGTTGCTATTTTTTCAGAGGAATTCTTGAGGTCACCAAACAATGAAGACATCGCTAGATTGTTAGCCCATGGTGAAAAACGTGGATTTCCAGGCATGTTGGGAAGTATTGATTGCATGCAttggaaatggaaaaattgTCCAACTGCATGGAAAGGGATGTATTGTGGTCATATTCGTGAGCCAAGTATTATTTTGGAAGCAGTGGCTTCATATGATCTTTGGATATGGCActcattttttgggttacctGGATCAAACAATGATATTAACGTGTTGGAGCGATCTCATGTATTTTCTGAACTTGCACAAGGACGTGCTCCTGCAGTTAATTACTCAATTAATGGTGATGATTACACAATGGGATATTATCTTGCCGATGGCATATATCCACAATGGTCAACATTTGTGAAGACAATCCCAAGGCCACTAttagcaaaaagaaaattatttgcaaaagcTCAGGAGGCATATAGGAAGGATGTAGAGCGTGCATTTAGAGTGCTTCAAGCACGATTTGCTATTGTACGTGGACCTGCACGGTTTTTCTATCATGAAACACTACATGACATTATGAAAGCGTGCATAATTCTTCATAACATGATTATTGAAGATGAGCGAGATGAAGCTGAAGCAGTGGACTTAGATTATGAACAAATTGATGAGATTTCATGTACACCAATGTCACTTGAGCCAACAAATGAATTTACGGAATTCATTCAAGTTCATCAATGCATTAGGGATCGAGAAGCTCATTCTCAACTCCAAATGAATCTCGTTGAGCATTTATGGCAATTACAAGGAGAGTCATGa
- the LOC115972926 gene encoding putative receptor protein kinase ZmPK1 — protein MGSPIFFLLLSLAFSFPLSSSALIAISNGTSISVEKPDSLISLNGDFSAGFYSVGDNAYCFAIWFCNSRTVVWMANRDRPVNGKHSKLSLLKNGNLILTDANKLNVWITNTVSLSFVQLSLYNTGNLVLCNVDGVILWQSFDFPTDTLLPQQLLTRNIKLVSSRSQSNYSTGFYEFFFNNKNILRLFYNDSGISSTDYWPNPWLTLWDTGRISYNNSKTAVLNSLGNFSSSDNLTFVSADYGAVLHRRLTLDYDGNIRLYSWEEERQSWVVSWQAIQKPCEMIPGACGANGLCSYVIGSGRKCSCPPGYKMKNRIDWADGCELEVDLSCEQNESGFLQLSQVDFYSYYGNDFGLFNNYSFDQCRDLCLASCDCKAFEYSFNEYYGYSKCSPKTRLLNGYHTPNSNGDLFLKLPKSKILSLLNPLEEFNLTCPGDGTIQSGRNRTKKFMLWFACGVGGLEIISFFLVWCLFIKIEKSLGVDKQAYDRAAIGFRNFTYTELKKATKNFSEEIGRGAGGIVYKGVLSDKRVAAIKLLKEASQGDGEFLAEVTIIGRINHMNLIEMWGYCAEGKYRLLVYEYMEHGSLADNLSANVLDWEKRFKIVVGIAKGLAYLHEDCLDWILHCDIKPQNILLDSTYQPKVADFGLSKLQNRGVLKNSSFSNIRGTRGYMAPEWIFNLPITSKVDVYSYGIVVLEMVTGKGPSRSVHAIDDGGEAEHKRLVTWVREKMKKVAIDTSLLEEIIDPMLVGKYDIFEMEALVHVALQCVEEDKDERPTMSQVVEMLLRQEKVSDVVIFDECSDE, from the coding sequence ATGGGTTCGCCAATCTTCTTCCTTCTACTCTCTTTGGCATTTTCATTCCCACTATCATCTTCAGCATTGATTGCTATTAGTAACGGCACATCCATATCAGTAGAGAAACCAGATAGTCTGATATCACTAAATGGCGACTTCTCTGCTGGCTTTTATTCTGTGGGTGATAATGCCTATTGCTTTGCCATTTGGTTTTGCAACTCACGCACCGTAGTTTGGATGGCAAACCGTGACCGGCCAGTTAATGGTAAGCACTCAAAgctctctctcctcaaaaatggCAATCTGATCTTAACTGATGCCAATAAATTAAATGTTTGGATCACAAACACTGTCTCACTCTCCTTTGTCCAATTATCTCTCTACAACACCGGTAACCTTGTTCTATGCAATGTGGACGGTGTTATTTTGTGGCAAAGCTTTGATTTCCCTACAGATACCCTTCTTCCTCAACAACTACTCACTAGAAACATCAAGCTTGTCTCCTCAAGAAGCCAGAGCAATTATTCCACTGGTTTCTATGAGTTTttcttcaacaacaaaaacattcTCCGCCTTTTTTATAATGATTCTGGGATTTCCAGTACTGATTATTGGCCTAACCCATGGCTTACACTCTGGGATACTGGAAGGATCTCCTACAACAATAGCAAAACAGCTGTCCTTAATTCCTTGGGGAACTTTAGTTCATCCGATAATTTAACTTTTGTGTCAGCTGACTATGGAGCAGTACTTCATAGAAGATTGACACTTGATTACGATGGTAACATTCGATTGTACAGTTGGGAAGAGGAGAGGCAGAGTTGGGTTGTTTCATGGCAAGCCATTCAGAAACCTTGCGAGATGATTCCTGGTGCTTGTGGGGCAAACGGTTTGTGCAGTTATGTTATTGGTTCCGGCAGAAAATGTTCCTGCCCACCAGGATACAAGATGAAAAATCGTATTGATTGGGCTGATGGCTGTGAACTCGAAGTTGATCTCTCTTGCGAGCAAAATGAGTCGGGGTTTCTGCAGTTATCCCAGGTTGACTTTTACTCGTATTATGGGAATGATTTTGGGCTGTTCAACAATTACAGCTTTGATCAATGTAGGGATCTATGTCTGGCCTCTTGTGATTGCAAAGCGTTCGAATACAGCTTTAACGAGTATTACGGTTATTCAAAATGTTCTCCTAAGACACGATTGCTAAATGGGTATCATACACCGAATTCAAATGGAGACCTCTTTTTGAAACTACCGAAAAGCAAAATATTGTCCCTCCTCAATCCTCTAGAAGAATTCAATTTAACTTGCCCAGGCGATGGTACAATACAAAGTGGTAGAAACAGGACAAAAAAATTCATGCTTTGGTTTGCTTGTGGAGTGGGTGGACTTGAAatcatctctttctttctggTGTGGTGTCTTTTCATCAAAATCGAGAAAAGTTTAGGTGTTGACAAGCAAGCCTATGATCGTGCTGCCATCGGATTCAGAAATTTTACATATACAGAACTAAAAAAGGCCACAAAGAATTTTAGTGAAGAGATCGGAAGAGGTGCGGGAGGAATTGTCTACAAAGGGGTGTTGTCTGACAAACGAGTTGCCGCAATCAAACTTCTCAAAGAAGCCAGCCAAGGAGATGGTGAATTTCTAGCTGAAGTAACCATCATTGGAAGGATTAACCACATGAACTTAATAGAGATGTGGGGTTATTGTGCAGAGGGAAAGTATCGGCTTTTAGTATATGAGTATATGGAGCATGGTTCTTTAGCAGATAACCTTTCAGCTAATGTACTTGATTGGGAAAAAAGGTTCAAAATTGTTGTGGGCATTGCGAAAGGCCTAGCCTATTTGCATGAAGATTGCTTGGATTGGATTTTGCATTGCGATATAAAGCCTCAAAATATACTTTTGGACTCAACTTATCAACCAAAAGTGGCAGATTTTGGCCTGTCAAAGCTACAAAATAGAGGTGTCCTTAAGAATTCAAGCTTCTCAAATATAAGAGGAACACGAGGTTATATGGCTCCAGAGTGGATTTTCAATCTACCTATCACCTCCAAAGTGGATGTTTATAGCTATGGGATTGTTGTGCTGGAAATGGTGACAGGAAAAGGTCCATCAAGGAGTGTCCATGCAATAGATGATGGTGGGGAGGCAGAGCACAAAAGGCTGGTTACATGGGTgagggaaaaaatgaagaaagtggCTATAGATACTTCCTTACTTGAAGAAATCATTGATCCAATGTTGGTAGGTAAATATGACATATTTGAGATGGAAGCTTTGGTTCATGTTGCTCTACAATGCGTAGAAGAAGACAAAGATGAAAGACCTACCATGAGCCAAGTAGTAGAGATGCTCTTACGCCAAGAAAAAGTCAGTGATGTTGTTATATTTGACGAGTGTAGTGATGAGTGA
- the LOC115972945 gene encoding uncharacterized protein LOC115972945, with amino-acid sequence MAAHRCDSIMADTDSDRDSGMAESDSDEYDSEVELEIATAYVQLCIEYVQKYYMKRPMCTSILSGRSYVIEVLEGNPQVCYDIFHMDKTIFKHLCNELKRLHLLEEDTGWVSVEESVGTVLFIVRHNVDYRVTANRFQHSLETIQRRFRRTLHAIHALGCIIIRPDVDAAELPQSLRGNGKYYPWFEKCVGAIDGTHISASAPSGRTTAFTDRRSDITQNVMCACNFDMRFTYVHTGWEGSANDARVMQDALGHAECEFLWLPRGSYYLVDSGYAIGSAFLPPHKSTCYHAQEFRGANQQPSTPQELFNYRHSSLRMVIERCFGVLKARFPILTGMHSFSISRQRLIVTTFCALHNFIRMYNRADEMFHVWEGSFVRNSDANLVGAARVGSGGTEEAFNSRAQRAMSEYRDVITAAMWADYIVQ; translated from the exons ATGGCTGCCCACAGGTGTGATTCAATTATGGCCGACACCGATTCAGATCGTGATTCAGGCATGGCTGAGTCTGATTCAGATGAGTACGACAGTGAGGTGGAGCTTGAGATTGCCACAGCCTACGTTCAGCTGTGTATAGAGTACGTGCAAAAGTACTACATGAAGCGACCTATGTGCACTAGTATCCTGAGTGGGAGGTCATATGTGATTGAAGTACTAGAAGGAAATCCCCAAGTGTGTTATGACATATTCCACATGGACAAGACCATTTTTAAACACTTGTGTAATGAGTTGAAGCGGCTGCACCTATTAGAGGAGGACACTGGTTGGGTTTCAGTTGAGGAGTCTGTTGGGACAGTTCTATTTATCGTCAGACACAACGTTGACTATCGGGTAACTGCCAACCGCTTCCAACATTCTCTCGAGACCATTCAAAGGCGGTTCCGGCGTACCTTGCATGCTATCCATGCTTTGGGATGTATCATCATCCGGCCCGACGTTGATGCAGCTGAGCTCCCTCAATCACTTCGAGGGAATGGGAAATATTATCCATGGTTTGAG AAATGTGTGGGGGCTATCGATGGCACGCACATAAGTGCTTCTGCCCCATCCGGTAGGACCACCGCATTTACAGATAGACGGAGTGATATCACCCAAAACGTAATGTGTGCATGCAACTTTGACATGCGGTTTACGTATGTGCATACGGGATGGGAAGGGAGTGCAAATGATGCACGAGTCATGCAGGACGCACTTGGACATGCCGAGTGTGAGTTCCTTTGGCTGCCTAGag GATCGTACTACCTCGTTGACTCAGGGTACGCAATAGGTAGTGCATTCCTCCCCCCACACAAGTCCACATGCTACCATGCCCAAGAGTTTCGGGGTGCGAACCAGCAGCCTAGTACCCCACAAGAGTTGTTCAATTATAGGCATTCCTCATTACGGATGGTGATTGAACGATGCTTTGGCGTCTTGAAGGCGAGGTTCCCGATCTTGACTGGAATGCACTCCTTCTCTATCTCTAGACAACGGCTGATTGTGACTACTTTTTGTGCACTGCACAACTTTATTCGCATGTATAACCGGGCGGATGAAATGTTCCATGTGTGGGAAGGATCATTTGTGCGTAACAGCGATGCAAACCTAGTAGGAGCTGCACGCGTAGGCAGTGGGGGCACTGAAGAAGCTTTTAATTCTCGGGCACAACGAGCAATGTCGGAGTATCGTGATGTGATAACTGCTGCTATGTGGGCAGATTACATTGTTCAATGA